Proteins encoded by one window of Phycisphaerae bacterium:
- a CDS encoding Gfo/Idh/MocA family oxidoreductase → MNAGKNVSRRTFLKGAAAAVAAPYFVPASALGRGGWKPPSERITVGFIGIGNMGGGHLGGFLEDKQIQVVAVCDVDAVKRKRAFDQVERKYAADRQAGFYKGCTEYHEFEKLLERPDIDAVLAAAPDHWHAIIAICTMRAGKDIYSEKPLSLTIREAHEMVAAARRYNRVFQTGSQQRSEWNFRRACELVQSGRIGKLKTVHVNVGPPSEEKYLPEEPVREGLDWDRWLGPAPWQPYNAERCSGDYSGGWRRIRDYSGGMMTDWGAHHFDIGQWGMGMDENGPVEIIPPDGKDYKTLTYKYASGVAMYHAGQAEGHGNVNGVLFTGTDGRIEVNRGYFKSWPEDIANSPLAANDVHLYDSPGHRQDWLNCIRSRQRPICDVAIGASTITVCHLGNIAYWLGRPLKWDPVRKEILNDAEASRWLDRPKRARWRF, encoded by the coding sequence ATGAATGCTGGGAAAAACGTCAGCCGTCGAACATTCCTGAAGGGTGCCGCGGCGGCCGTGGCGGCGCCCTATTTCGTGCCCGCCTCGGCCTTGGGACGCGGCGGGTGGAAGCCGCCAAGCGAGCGGATCACCGTGGGTTTCATCGGCATCGGCAATATGGGCGGCGGCCATCTGGGCGGTTTCCTCGAGGACAAGCAGATTCAGGTGGTCGCGGTATGCGACGTGGATGCGGTCAAACGCAAGAGGGCCTTCGACCAGGTCGAGCGGAAATACGCCGCCGACCGTCAGGCCGGTTTCTACAAAGGCTGCACCGAATATCACGAGTTCGAGAAACTCCTCGAGCGACCGGACATCGACGCGGTCCTGGCCGCCGCTCCCGACCACTGGCACGCCATCATCGCGATCTGCACCATGCGGGCTGGCAAGGACATCTACAGCGAGAAGCCGCTTTCGTTGACGATCAGGGAGGCGCACGAGATGGTGGCTGCCGCCCGGCGCTACAACCGCGTCTTCCAGACCGGCAGCCAGCAGCGCAGCGAGTGGAACTTCCGCCGGGCCTGCGAGCTGGTCCAAAGCGGGCGGATCGGTAAGCTCAAGACCGTCCACGTGAACGTGGGCCCGCCTTCCGAGGAAAAGTACCTGCCCGAGGAGCCGGTTCGCGAGGGCCTTGACTGGGACCGGTGGCTGGGGCCCGCTCCTTGGCAGCCGTACAACGCGGAACGATGCAGCGGCGACTACAGCGGCGGCTGGCGGCGGATCCGTGACTACTCCGGCGGCATGATGACCGACTGGGGCGCCCACCACTTCGACATCGGCCAGTGGGGCATGGGCATGGATGAGAATGGACCGGTCGAGATCATCCCACCCGACGGTAAGGACTACAAGACCCTCACCTACAAGTACGCCAGCGGCGTGGCCATGTATCACGCCGGCCAAGCCGAGGGGCATGGCAACGTCAACGGCGTTCTGTTCACCGGCACCGACGGCCGCATCGAGGTCAACCGCGGCTACTTCAAGTCCTGGCCAGAGGACATCGCGAACTCGCCCCTGGCCGCCAACGACGTCCACCTCTACGACAGCCCCGGTCACCGCCAGGACTGGTTGAACTGCATCCGCAGCCGCCAGCGCCCGATCTGCGACGTCGCCATCGGAGCCAGCACCATCACCGTCTGCCACCTGGGCAACATCGCTTACTGGCTGGGCCGCCCGCTCAAGTGGGACCCCGTCAGGAAGGAGATTCTCAACGACGCCGAAGCCAGCCGCTGGTTGGATCGCCCCAAGCGAGCCCGGTGGCGGTTCTAG